Genomic window (Vampirovibrionales bacterium):
GGTCTGGGCCGCGACCGGCGCCTCAACGCCCCTGCAGGCCCCGCCCGATGAAAGCGCCCTGAAGGCCGCGCTGGCCGCAACGCCTCATGCGGCGCTGCTGTTTTCGGGCCGATGGCCTGAGGCGGATGCGCGCGCGAAATCCTGGCGCGCTCAATTTCCCTCGCTGGCCTGCGTCGCGCTGATTGAACAGGCTCTGGACGGCGAGACGCTGGCGGCGCCTGACGTCGCGTTTGCCATGGGCTCTCAGACGGATATCCTGTCTGCCGACGCCTCGCCTACTGAGGCCCTCGTCCGGATTCAGGCCGCCTTGCGCTCCAGCGCCGCGCTGGCCGCCAGCGCCGAGCAGATTGATCCCATCACGGGCCTGTATCATCAGCGGCCCTTCATGGCGCGCCTTCAGGAAGAAATTTCCTTGGCCCGACGTCATTTGAGCCCTTTTGCGTGTCTGGCCATCGCCATTGACGGCTTTGCGATGTACCGGGACGGTTATGGTTACGACGTGTCTCAAGCCCTGCTCGCCCATACGGCGCGCATTATTTGCGAACGCAAGCGGCAAGAGGATATTGCGGCGCTCATCGGCGACGGCGAGATCGCCTTGTTGCTGCCGCGCAGCTCCGAAAAAGGCTGCAAGCCCCTGGCGACGCGAATTCTACAATCGCTCTCGCAAACGCCCTTTGCGGGCGCGACGCCTGACGGCGAAGCGGTTTGCGAGTCTCTGGAATTGCATATTGGCGTGGTTGCCTATCCCTCGCTGGCGGGCGACGCCCCGGAAGAGGCCGCCGACATCCACGCCGACGCCCTGTTGCGATACGCGCGCCATGCCTTGCACCAGGCCAAGCGTCGCGACGAAGTGGAGCGGCCGGTGGATCGCATCGCGTATTTCAGCGAGATTCAGCCGACGCTCGGCTAGGGGTTTCCAACAAGAAACATCGGGCCGTATGATCCGGCTGGTCCGGCGCGGCCGCAAAGGCGGGTGGAAACGTATCAACGCAGCGCGGCATACGAAATGCGCAGCGCGGCTCAAAAGCGCAGCCAGACGGGATTTCTGTAATCGTGGGCGGCTGCCCTTCAATGGGTTCGAGTCGCTGGCGCCCCGCTACAGGCAGCGATCGCAGCAAGCCTTGGGTATACGGATGCGACGGCTGCGCAAAAAGGCTGGCGGTGGGGCCTTGCTCGATGAGACGTCCGGCGTACATCACGGCTACGGAATCGCAGACTTCGGCGACTACGCCCAAATCGTGGGTGATCAACAGGATGGCCAGCTGGCGCTCGCGCTGAATCTCCTGCATCAGGCGCAGAATTTGCGCTTGCACCGTAACGTCCAGCGCCGTGGTGGGTTCATCGGCAATTAAGACGTCGGGTGAACAGCTCAGCGCCATGGCGATCATCACGCGCTGGCGCATGCCGCCGGAAAATTGATGCGGGTAATCGTCCAGCCGTTGAGCGGCCTGCGGCAGGCGGACCTGATCGAGTAGCGCGACGGCGCGCTGGCGGGCCTCGGCGCGCGACAGGCGCTGATGCAACTGAATGGCCTCTACCAGTTGATCGCCGATGGTATAGACAGGGTTGAGCGAGGTGAGCGGATCTTGCGGAATCATCGCGATGCGCGCGCCACGAATTTTGCGCATCTGACGCTCAGGCAGCGTGAGGAGATCCTGTCCTTCAAAGCAGATGCGCCCGCTCACGATGCGCCCGGGCTGTGGGACCAGGCGCAGGATCGCCAGACTGGTCAGGCTCTTGCCGCAGCCCGATTCGCCTACCAGCCCCAGAATCTGCCCGCGATTCAGCGTCAGATCGAGCCGATGCACGGCGGCGGCCTCCCCTGTGTCTGTGGGGAAATGTACGCTGAGGCCTTCAATGGCCAGGAGCGCTTCTGCGCACGCGTCTGACATGCCAGGGCCCTATCCTGTCGCGGCGTCGAAACGCAGACGCAGAAAGCGCCGTTTGCCGACCTGAAGCGTCAGACAATCGCCCGCCGCGCGACAAATCGCCAAATCAGGATCCGACACTTTTTCGCCGTCGAGACGGACGCCGCCGCCGACAATCAGGCGACGCGCCTCGCTGCGACTGGGCGAAATGCCGTGCTCGGTCATCAAGGCGCTCAAGCTCAGGTCCGTATCGGCAGGCGCTGACACTTCGGGCATGGCGTCCGGGATTTCCTTATGGCGAAAACGTCGAATAAAGGCCTGCTCAACCGAATCGGCCTCTTCGATCGAAAAATACTGGCTGACCAACCATTTCGCCAACGTCGCCTTCACGTCGCGCGGGTTGACGCCGCCCTGATCGGCCGGGCGCTGCATCATCTCGACCTGCTGGGCGATTTGCGCTTCGCTCATGGGCGTCAACAGCAGCTCGTAACGGGCAATCATCTCATCCGGGATGGACATGAGCTTGCCGTAGAAGTCTTCTGGCGAATCGGTCAGGTTGATGCAATGCTCGGGATAGCTTTTCGACATTTTAATCTTGCCGTCAGTCCCTTCGAGCAAGGGGGCCAGCACCACGATTTGCGGGTCAGGCTTGCCGTCGGCGCTTTGCAGTTCGCGGCCCATCAGGTTATTGAAGCGCTGATCGCTGCCGCCTAATTCGACATCAGCGTCTACTTGCGTCGAATCATAGCCCTGCATCAGCGGATAGAACAATTCATGCAGGTAAATGGGGCGTCCGTCGGCGTAGCGCTTGGAGAAGTCATCGCGCTCGAGAATCTGCGCAACGGTGGCGCGCGCGGCCAGCCGCAGCAGGTCGGCCAGCGTCATCGGCGAGAGCCAGTCGCTGTTGCGCGCCAGGGTCGCCTTGCGCACGTCGATGATCTTACCCGCCTGATCAAGATACGTCTGCGCATTCACAGCGATTTCCGCAGCCGACAGCGGCGGCCGGGTTTCGTTTTTGCCAGAAGGATCGCCGATAAGCGCCGTGGCGTCGCCAATAATCAGAATCGCGTGATGCCCCAAATCCTGAAACGCCCGCAGCTTTTTGAGCACCACGGAGTGGCCTAAATGCAAATCAGGCCGCGTCGGATCGAGGCCCAGCTTGACACGCAGGGGTTTTTGCTCGATAGCGGCGCGCTGAAGCCTCTTGGCGAGGGCTTCTACCGAGGGCAGGGCTTCTCCGCCCTTGACGAGCGAGAGGGCCTGCTCCATAAAAATCTGGTCGATGGCGTGGGAGACGGGCGTCATAGGGATAGGATAGGGGGATTACGGGGCGGCGGCTGACAGCGGGAGGCGGTACGCGCCTTCCACCTTCAGTGTAACACGGGCCCCGCTCGCCTCGTCGCTTGGCGCTTGCCGCTCAATGGCGACGACGGCCCAGCGCAGAAGACGCGCCTGCGCATGCGGCAATTGCGCGATGATCGCCGCTTCGAGATCCCGGGCGTTGGGCGTGGCTGCGCGCGCGACGCCGTTGTCGTCCATCCACGAGGCAATCGTCAACGACAGATGAAACGCCTGAACGGCGCTGGAATCGCTCGCTGCGCAGCGTCCTTCGGTCATGGAGACATTATTTTGGAGTTCAGGGCTGTGGTCAGCGCATCGCGCGCCGTCGTAAGCGCGGGCGCATAGCCTTTGATCCGCCTGAAAATCGTCTCGGCCTGCTCGTCATTATATGTGTGGACAATGAGGTTGCGGTCATCGGCCATTTCCAGCCACTGGGCCTCGTCCCCGCAGAGCCATCCGACCTGTCGGGCCGAGCGAAGGGCTTCTTTAGGCGTGCCGGCGTCCACGCCTTCACAGGCGGAGAGGGCTGCTTTGAGAGCCTTCCAGAATGTTTCAAAGGTCAGCATAAAGGTAAGGAGCGCCGAATTTCGGGATTTGGCGTCGCCCGCGTCGCTGTCCAGCTCTGTTTGCAAATTCGTCAGCGCCCTTTGGAATTTGTCAAAGGCCTGATTCGCGCGCAGCGAAGCGGTCATAGAGTACGATTCCTTCATGTAGGACGCTTTTACGAACGGCCTCGTCGACGGTCTCCAGCCGAATCAGGTCAATTTTGAGCAGCGTGCGGGCTTCTTCGGCGATTTGTCGGATAAAGGTCCAATCGCGATCGTCGGCTACGCCGCTCACGGCCAGATCAATATCTGAGAAGGGGCGCTGAGCGCCGCTGGCGCGCGATCCAAACAGGATCACCCGCTCGACTGCCGGAAAGCGGCTGAGCGTATCGACCAGCGCCGTTACGACCCGATTGGCTGGATCTTCAAGAGGAAGCGCGTCCATGGCGGGCGGTTGTCGTCAGTCGAGCACTTTGTCAATCAGGTTTTTGGCCTTCTCTTTGATGGAGGGGCCTTCTTCTGACTTGCGGATTCGCAGGTTATACAGCGATTCGTCTTCGGGATGCGCCTTCACGTAGGCATCGCCCTGGGCATAGACTTCCTGACGCACTTCGGTTTCCGTGGCGCCGGTCTTTTTGGCTTCGACGTCGCGGACCCACTGGTCAAACACTTCCTGATCCTGAAGAATGGCGTGCGTCAGCGTGGTTTTCGGGACAATGACGCCGCTTTCGCGCAATTCCTGACAACCGCCCAGCGCGACGGTTGCGACCACCGCCAGCGCCATCATCGCGCGTGAAACAAACCCTGGATTCATCCGCAAAGCTCCTTACGGCTTACACACCCGTGCGATCATATCATATCGCTCCGTTTAGGAGTTTGTGGCCGAAGCTGTTCAGGGGTCGAGAGGACCGACTGTAAACATTCCGTCGGGAGCGCCGTTCAGTGTTTTTCCTACCAGAAACGGATTGTCAGATTCGACAT
Coding sequences:
- a CDS encoding ABC transporter ATP-binding protein, with translation MSDACAEALLAIEGLSVHFPTDTGEAAAVHRLDLTLNRGQILGLVGESGCGKSLTSLAILRLVPQPGRIVSGRICFEGQDLLTLPERQMRKIRGARIAMIPQDPLTSLNPVYTIGDQLVEAIQLHQRLSRAEARQRAVALLDQVRLPQAAQRLDDYPHQFSGGMRQRVMIAMALSCSPDVLIADEPTTALDVTVQAQILRLMQEIQRERQLAILLITHDLGVVAEVCDSVAVMYAGRLIEQGPTASLFAQPSHPYTQGLLRSLPVAGRQRLEPIEGQPPTITEIPSGCAFEPRCAFRMPRCVDTFPPAFAAAPDQPDHTARCFLLETPSRASAESR
- a CDS encoding GGDEF domain-containing protein, whose translation is MPTLFFFDDPACPQPQAFARLREVWAATGASTPLQAPPDESALKAALAATPHAALLFSGRWPEADARAKSWRAQFPSLACVALIEQALDGETLAAPDVAFAMGSQTDILSADASPTEALVRIQAALRSSAALAASAEQIDPITGLYHQRPFMARLQEEISLARRHLSPFACLAIAIDGFAMYRDGYGYDVSQALLAHTARIICERKRQEDIAALIGDGEIALLLPRSSEKGCKPLATRILQSLSQTPFAGATPDGEAVCESLELHIGVVAYPSLAGDAPEEAADIHADALLRYARHALHQAKRRDEVERPVDRIAYFSEIQPTLG
- a CDS encoding nucleotidyltransferase substrate binding protein, whose amino-acid sequence is MTASLRANQAFDKFQRALTNLQTELDSDAGDAKSRNSALLTFMLTFETFWKALKAALSACEGVDAGTPKEALRSARQVGWLCGDEAQWLEMADDRNLIVHTYNDEQAETIFRRIKGYAPALTTARDALTTALNSKIMSP
- a CDS encoding nucleotidyltransferase domain-containing protein, whose protein sequence is MDALPLEDPANRVVTALVDTLSRFPAVERVILFGSRASGAQRPFSDIDLAVSGVADDRDWTFIRQIAEEARTLLKIDLIRLETVDEAVRKSVLHEGIVLYDRFAARESGL
- a CDS encoding tyrosine--tRNA ligase, with the translated sequence MEQALSLVKGGEALPSVEALAKRLQRAAIEQKPLRVKLGLDPTRPDLHLGHSVVLKKLRAFQDLGHHAILIIGDATALIGDPSGKNETRPPLSAAEIAVNAQTYLDQAGKIIDVRKATLARNSDWLSPMTLADLLRLAARATVAQILERDDFSKRYADGRPIYLHELFYPLMQGYDSTQVDADVELGGSDQRFNNLMGRELQSADGKPDPQIVVLAPLLEGTDGKIKMSKSYPEHCINLTDSPEDFYGKLMSIPDEMIARYELLLTPMSEAQIAQQVEMMQRPADQGGVNPRDVKATLAKWLVSQYFSIEEADSVEQAFIRRFRHKEIPDAMPEVSAPADTDLSLSALMTEHGISPSRSEARRLIVGGGVRLDGEKVSDPDLAICRAAGDCLTLQVGKRRFLRLRFDAATG